DNA sequence from the Pseudochaenichthys georgianus chromosome 8, fPseGeo1.2, whole genome shotgun sequence genome:
aactggtatcacatcatcatgtgaggttgaatttgtgacctggagatcatttcagctgcaacattagcttgttgataagcttgggatatgagatatttttgtagccattcgtggtgaaggcatctgtgctattgtatgcattatttgtgacccaacatttctacaggcaggcagaatatggcactattttcacatattctagcccttgtctatttgtataccacgagctgcaaaatgaccacctaaccccactgtacaggcaggtacttgtttagatatacctgggcatgctctgttttgccgtggtatcctggctggcacctgcgggccgcagaggggcggcggtgtttcgggcgatgaagactgctgctccggggttgagggcggcgagtcaggcgggagtcagctagtgtccacagcggagggtaacgtgatgtccccatccgacctgttgctactgtctgcagtagatgcagtgttgctggcgtttagtgatggttgctttaaccagtttcgtataaatgattatccacagatgtgtgtcactgctgtggaagcactttggaaatgatgcacgcgcagcggagcaggtcacgcgcacctgacacaatttgttgttagtatttttcgctccgttctcttttttgaatagcgggtgaataacattcaactgccccgaagatcccggcgtgaagcctgaagggtaaacaccaggtttactaatctacccgcacaatttgtctggtgtcggaatgtctcgctatgttagtacattgttaaaaaacaaaacaccatttaatttcgggttaaaatgtgttgtaactgcgttactgagcattgtaacgggtaatatattacccacatttcattagtaatgcgttacattacttcgttacagcaaaaagtaatatattactgtaactacgttacttttgtaacgcgttacacccaacactgctcataacacccttattacttatcgtagctgcacgtgCAACCCATCGATTGGCATCGTGAGAAGACACAGAATCGATCGGTATCTACATTTTCACTCCATGATAAGAACTCgcgactttataaacaaaaacagacatcaaaacatgtggcgctaggtagctaaaacaGCAAAATGGCTTACCTTTgtcgttgtctggtcaaaagtggtcttcaatggccttaaaacgataaaaacgctgcttaaggttaatacataggttaatccaatgtgtctgtgtccctttgaaatgatttctgataatccataagcaataaaccgaCTTTTCCATTTTCAGATGTCAGAGTGAGAGATAGGTTCGCTCTGGCCAAAACTGCATGCGCGAAGCCCCCACTTTTTTTTGTTAACGTTGGTGTGTATGTGAAAATGCcacttcgattctattggctctaacggttaaaaagagatgtcaatcaccaaaatcgaccaatgggttccagagaaacggcagaaacgcccatttccacccaaatcaccccagaggtggagttaatttttctaaatctctctaaaaaagtcaaatgtcacttgttttgcatcaatcttgatacagggtacttattatatgttgtactttggattcctaaagcttttagtctaccatcccatcattcaagggtggttttcactataagtaaaaaatagtttttggacggacactaacatttacagctttttactctgttcaatctgaattttctttaaaataaaaaacatctatattgattctgacttttctacatccaactcacaggtttatcattactttgagaaaaaggattattaatgttcctcttttagaagtgtagttatggttatttgttctggaaatgtcattttcgagcctgagacctgaaaaacagggatGGGGTTCAACAGAAGTTGTggtaaaaaatatttgtatcattCGTCAAATATATCAGGAAtaatgaagagcagctgatttgaaaaaacaaactgGAGAGgcggctgagttgaccgcagtgcagaatcgctgtgtagtttaaatctcctaacaatgttgtccattttagacataggcttattattatattatatttacagcctttAATAACATAAATTgtctgggctcaatatgtgtcttggccattttcgttgtgatcgctaaattcccctTCGCCGTTCCTTCAGCAGGATACTGTCGTGATTCAAAGTGTGATTttagcaaacgagtgcttttgttttgaaatcacttccgtgagtttcACCCCGCCCCTCGCTCCAAGGACCATTTGACCATTTAGTcaggtaaaaagcaaaaacgcctctcagacgctcttccgtttacgtatttaataaagaaaaacaattggacggtagatacacggattgaCTTCTTACAGTGTTGTGACATCAACAGATACCACCTTTtttatatagtatttcaattaaaCTGAAACGCTGGTTCTAACACATCCGAAGTGAGCTTAAACATGTTCAAACCCCAGCAAAGTTAGCAGTTGTATGGCAGATAAGATTAATTCTCATTTCAGCGATGTTGTGCCAATACCACCTTTTTTCTTCTGATCAGAACGTTTGTAAGATGAGTCCAACTGTGTTTCCCTCTTCCCTTCCAGCCAAGCCATTGGACCCCTCATTCTTGTTGAGTCTCAGCGTGTCCAACGTGATCTGCTGCCTGGTGTTTGGCCAGCGCTTCACATATGAAGATGAGAAGTTCCTGTCTCTTCTGCAGATAATAACAAACACCTTGAGATTTGCTAGTAGTCCCTGGGGTCAGGTAAGGGGAGGCCCGAATCCTACTTAATATCATGTCTATGATTAAGTTAAATAGAAGTTGGGACAGGTAATGGTGGAAATATTCAGAGAGAATACTGTAAAGATGCATTCACATCATACTGTGTGTGCCTCTGCTGACGCTTTAGCGCAATCGCTCAAAATAGTCTCCAAGCGCTGCGCTCAAAGTTTAAATTATTTAATGAAATTCACATTGCGTTTCATGTGAATGCAGCTTAACAATAATATACAGCATTTTGCAACGATAGGCGCAACACACTGAATACATTATGAACTCCTGTGAAACAAAGCTTGAGTGTACTGTCTGCCTCCCTGATACAGATGTACAACGTCTTTCCCCGCATCGTGGAGCATCTTCCCGGCAGCCATAACACTGCTTTTGCCGAGATTGAGGAGATAAAAGAGTTTGTGTCCATGCAGATCCAAGAGCACAAAGAGACAATGGACCCAAGCTCACCGAGGGACTTTATTGACAGCTTTCTCATCCGAAGCAATCAGGTAGGACTGGACAATTTGCTTTGTTTaagggtcccatgtcatgcttttccggttattccccgtccccttgtgtgttatgtagctttttctgcatgtaaacggtctgcagagtcacaaaccctcaaagtacaccctgtagcgagtcaaactctaacacagaaaagatgctgccccagaacgtctcgttggagatttttatttttccatttttttccaaggcaagtttatttgtataatgtagtgaTCACTTATTAATACACTGGGTTACATCATTCAATCGTGGAACTACaggttggggtattgttccacacggacacacggcggcgtgcgttgtcgcttgccggcggcgggggggggctgaaactcgaccaacaaccaatcacatgaatctcccgccccagacacacaagcacgcagtttgattggctagagcttgtactggcatatgattcgattggctgacgcctccgtcgaggcgtcaaaagtagaacattgctctacttttgcagcaagcaccgcgagagaagctacgctttgctcccacaatgcagtttggtgaatcgtgacatcaccccattcaaatgggcagaagcgttgaagcggccacgcacgccgccgtgtgtaggggccgtaatgCTTTCTGTACCTCCGGGGTATACTGTGTCCTCCTTCCTTTCTCTTGTCTACTCGGACTGCAAGCCAGcaacatgtccttttctgctccgcagtaaagttcccttttgtaatctctcggcactacactggtgaccctgacttAAGTCTCGCTAAAGTTTCCGAGATTGGACCGAACATGGCTAGAGAGGCCGTTTTTCGCAAACTGCCGGAGAATTTTGGAGACGTCGTGCACacggactgaggctcggtgcgccCCTCACAGAATGGCTGAGGACGTCGCTCGCCATTCCCCCATCATCTCGGCACTGGAAGACAGCAAGCCTTCCGACTACAAGGAgacgatgcacgacctgctAGGTACGGAAGACCCTGACTTCTACTTCATGGAACTGTTTCTTCGGGACATGCGGCTGCGTGTCCAGGCTGCGCTAGCTAACACGGCTCGTGTTGAGCCCTGTGCTTTAGCCGAAGAAGCCCCCACCTTCCCTGGTGGGGGCACGCCGCCTAGCAGAGGCTCCGGGGCTGACGACATCGACTAACGGCTTCCGGCTAGCGGCCGTCGACACCAGCTAACAGTTAACAGCTAACCActacagctaacggctagcagctaccgacggctaacagctaacgacaactagcagcggcagctaacggctagcaacgacagctaacggctaacgaCGGCTAGCAGCTAACGGATAACAACGATGACTGACGGCTAACAgcggcagctaacggctagcaactaacgacgtgttgacatctgactgttaacaatttttttacggtgccggagaggaggttcgaccgGCCGGTTGACCTCGTGTGGACAATCTCACAATTTCACCTACCTGTTTGATAGTGGACAGGACGACCCTTTTGGGCTTTTtccggtgccggagaggaggttcgaccgGCTGGTTGACCTCGTGTGGACACTCTCActttttcaccacctcgacggcggttccGGACGTCGCCCACGTTTTCATCGGCGCCTGGGTGGCGCACCTCTGGACCCCGTCTCGCCTCGACAGTTTCGGACGTCGCCCATACTTTcatcggcccatgggtggcgcgctccgggaccctgtctggtCTCTTCCCTCGCCAGCGGCTTCAGACGTTGCCCTCGTTTTCATCAGTAGTGCGCCTGGGTGTGCGAGctccgcaacgtcccgccaacacagcacccagaccccacgcagcattctcatctgtttgtcattactggtgtcattttctggttgctaacaaacgccagtGTAACAGATAAACACTGATCTTCAGCTGTAACAGTGGTtgactaatcagaacagagtgggctcatagggaggggcaggagctccaacaaggtgtgtaggacagagagtgaatacacatactatacagagatgctgtgtgagaaaccaatgtgattttggaacattgaacaatgtaaatctattctagtagacctcaacaatggaattatgatcagtagaaatggccatgacatgggacctttaagaaacCCGAGACCACACTGCAGTATAACTTTGATCCTGGAATTTCTTAAAATTCCTCTGTATCCAATTAGACATCCCTTCACATTAATTTGGATGCTAAGAAAGGTTTCCCTGATGTACTATGGCAGATGTCatcagaaaaaaatatatttgctGTTTGCTGtgcattttgtattatttataccAATATAACATCTCAGGAAAAGGACATTCCTTCAACGGAGTTCCACCATGACAACTTGGTCTCGACTGTGCTGAATCTCTTCCTGGCAGGAACGGAAACAACCAGCTCAACCATTAGATATGCCCTCAGTTTGTTCATAAAATACCCAGACATACAGGGtaagtcccccaacaggaaacacAGCCCTTTTTGACCAGTTCTACAAACATCTATAATCCAGTATTTACCTTTAATGTTTTGCTTGCTCCCGTACAGAGAAAATGCAGCATGAGATTGACACTGAGATTGGACAAAGTTGTCCTCGCATGGAGAAcaggaagtccctcccctttacTGATGCAGTCATCCATGAGGTGCAGCGCTTTCTGGACATTGTCCCATTCAGCCTCCCTCACTACGCACTCCATGACATCTCTTTCAGGGGTTACACAATCCCCAAGGTATTGTCCATCCCAAGATATCATATCCAATGACAGAGACACATCCTTATTACACTAACATGTCTCTCACATGTCTTAATAGGACACTGTGATTATTCCTTTGCTTCACTCTGTGCTGAAAGAGGAAAAGCATTGGGAGACTCCCTGGACCTTCAACCCTAAGCACTTCCTGGACCAGAATGACAACTTTAAGAAAAATCCTTCTTTCATGCCTTTTTCTGCAGGTAAAATGCGGCATTCCGCCAGTTGATACATCAACCCTTAGCATGCTGAggaatattaatattagtagttttctgtgtgagtgtgtttgacTCATTGGCCAGTAACAATCGTAAACGCAATTGTATTTTCATTTTGAAGTTTGTGGTTTTATCTCTTCACAGGGAAGAGAGCCTGTGCTGGCGAGTCTCTGGCTCGCATGGAGCTTTTTATCTTCCTAGTGTCACTGCTGCAGAATTTCACTTTTTCCTGCACTGGAGGCCCCGACACCATCAACCTCAATCCAGAGTTCAGCAGCTTCGGCAATCTGCCTCGCTCCTCCAAGATCATCGCCACGCCGCGTTGAGAACAGGAAGTCcatttagaccaggggtgtcaaactcaatttcatctccggccacattagcaaaaagaaaaaagggccagttttatatataagactatataaaaatacatatataaatatttaatatataaaataatgtattatattacattattgcctctgcattggatgattatcggatagggtaataacttcataattaactacatctgaaagcagaagtctagggcaagtctcttcagtgagaatgtcacaaaatgatttaaaaagaaaagccaaattcaggaaaaaaagtcagaatgtaaaaaaataagtgacattttgggaaaaaaatcaCAAAAATGTCAGATTCGGAGAAAAGGGCAAATTCTAAGAAGAaaagcatattttgaagaaaaaaatgtcaaattctgagaaaaagtcacatttgagatgcattgtaggac
Encoded proteins:
- the LOC117450711 gene encoding cytochrome P450 2G1-like, with protein sequence MDFSTTVILAGLIVALLWLCSVKNRRKYHLPPGPYALPLVGNLLQLDKNAPFKSFLKFSETYGPVITVYLGWQRVVVLVGYDAVKEALVDHADDFIGRGPLPFLMRATNGYGLGISNGERWRQLRRFTLTTLRDFGMGRKGMEQWIQEESQHLRDRVKTFKAKPLDPSFLLSLSVSNVICCLVFGQRFTYEDEKFLSLLQIITNTLRFASSPWGQMYNVFPRIVEHLPGSHNTAFAEIEEIKEFVSMQIQEHKETMDPSSPRDFIDSFLIRSNQEKDIPSTEFHHDNLVSTVLNLFLAGTETTSSTIRYALSLFIKYPDIQEKMQHEIDTEIGQSCPRMENRKSLPFTDAVIHEVQRFLDIVPFSLPHYALHDISFRGYTIPKDTVIIPLLHSVLKEEKHWETPWTFNPKHFLDQNDNFKKNPSFMPFSAGKRACAGESLARMELFIFLVSLLQNFTFSCTGGPDTINLNPEFSSFGNLPRSSKIIATPR